The following is a genomic window from Bacillus sp. V2I10.
CCACCTCATCAAATGAAGTTATTGATTTTGTTGAATCTTCATCAGCAAACTGCCCCGCTGAAAATACATCCACTCCGGAAATTTTCAGCTGAGTGGAGAGGACTGATCCCTGATAACCTTGAGTTTTGATGCCGCAAATATGTTTCGCTGCTATTGCTCCTTGTTCATAAAGAGGTTTAACCAGTCCGTAAACGGTGCCGCGATGCTCTGCACACTCTCCGACAGCGTAAATATTGGCGGCACTTGTTTCTAAATAGTCGTTTACAGTAATAGCGCGATTTATATGTATCCCGCTATCTTGTGCCAGCTGTATATTTGGTCTGATTCCCGCTGCCATAATGACCAAATCTGCCTCAGCCTCTGTTCCATCTTGAAAACGAACGCCCTTTGCACGGCCGTTTCCGATGATCTCTTGTGTCTTCTTTTTTAAAAGAAAGTGCATGCCTTGCCTTTCAAGCTCTTTCTGAAGAAGGATGGATGCTGTCTGATCAAGCTGCCGCTCCATTAAATATTCAGAAATATGGACGACACTAACCTCCATCCCAAGGTTTAAAAGTCCTCTCGCCGCCTCTAATCCTAATAATCCTCCTCCGATAACCACTGCTTTTTTATATTGAAGCGAACTTTCAATCATTTTCCGGCAATCTTCGATTGTGCGAAAAGCGATCACTCCATCTTTATCAGCACCTGGAACCGGAAGAAAAAATGGTACAGAACCAGTGGCAAGAATTAGCTTGTCATAGGTTAACTCCCTCTCTTTATCTGTTTGAATAATTTGATTCAATGTATCGATATTCGTAACTGTTTCACCTGTAAACAGCTGTATATTATGTTTTGTATACCAATTAAGGTCATTTATTCTAAGATCATCGAAAGTCATACTGCCCTGCAGAACTGTTGATAGTAAAATTCGATTATAGGTAATGTGCGGTTCACTTCCGAAAATGGTAATATCAAACGCTTCGGCGTCAGTATTAATAATTTCTTCCACACAGCGAGCCCCTGCCATTCCGTTTCCTACTACTACTAATTTTTGTTTAGTCATTTTGAAACCTCCAGCATACTTCAAAATGGTAATTGAGATTATTATTATTTCATATTTCCTTTAAAAAAGTAGTAAGTATGTTACATTTCCTAACACGTTTTGTAATTTGCATGAGAGAAGAGAAGTATATAAAAAATCCCGCAGCCATCTGGCTGCGGGATTTTTTTATTTAGATTCTACAATTTCGCCCTTATAAAAACGCTTTTTATGAAGCTCAACCTTTAATCCTCTGCAGATTTGCTTCAGTTCACGCTCTTCTCGTTCTGTTACAAGCGAAACGACCGTTCCGTCTGCTCCATTTCGTCCTGTTCTGCCCGAGCGGTGAACATACTGCTCAACTGTTTCGGGAAGGTCATAATGAATAACGTGTGTAACCCCTTCAATATCGAGGCCTCTTGCCGCTACATCTGTAGCGAGGAGCATCGGAAGCTCTCCTGTACGGAAACTTTTGATGGCTGTTTCCCGCTCGCGCTTTGTAGAATCCCCGTGAAGAATGCCTAGCGGCAATCCTTTGTACATAAGCTTTTCTGCTAAAACAGCTGCATTTCCGATATCTTTTACAAATGCAATTGTTTTAGCTCCTTCTAATCTGGAGAACTTTTGAAGAAGATCTATTTTATCTCTCGCTTCTGCAGTGAAGTAAATATGATCGACTTCAGATTGGACACTTTCATCTCTGCTTACTTTAATGACTTCCGGGTTTTGCATCAGGCTTCTCGCTTCTGCTTCCGTTTTTTCCGGGAGAGTTGCCGAGAAAAGCAAGAGCTGTCTGTCCTTCAGTGTTGTTTTAATAATGTTTTTAATATCTGACAAATGTTCAGGCTGAAGGAGCTGATCGCCTTCATCAAGGACGATTGTTTTTACTTCATGCATTTTGATTTTCTTTTGTTTAATAAGCTCAGAGACACGGCCTGGTGTACCGACAATAATCTGCGGACGCTTTTTCAGCTTTTCCTGCTGTCTTTTCACATTTGCTCCGCCGATGAAAGAAGCTCCTAAAATGCCGCTTCCCTCCGACCATTTTTGAATCTCCTGATGAATCTGCATGACTAACTCGCGAGAAGAAGCCATAATTAACGCTTGAACTCCCTTGCTTTCTGCATTGATGCGCTCTAAAAGCGGAAGCAGGTAAGCAAGTGTTTTTCCTGTACCTGTTGGGGATTCAGCGATAACGTCACGTCCATCCAATATCATTGGTATCGCTTTTTCCTGTATAGCTGTCGGGTTTGTGTATGCTGCTTTCTTCCATGCCTCTTGTAAAAATGGCTTCGCTTCTGTCAGCAATGACCATGTATCGTTCATAATTTTCACCTTTTCATTTCTTTGGATTATTTCTTTTCAAGCAATGTGACACTTTCCACATGTGCTGTATGCGGGAACATGTCTACAGGCTGAATGTGCTTCACTTTATACACTTTTGAAAGTGTTTGAATATCTTTTGCAAGTGTTGATGGGTTGCAGGAAACATAGACGAATTTCTCCGGTTTGACCTTTAAGATCGCGCCTAATAATTTTGAATCACAGCCTGTACGCGGCGGGTCCACTACAACAACATCAGGACGCCACCCTTCCCCAAGCCATTTAGGCAGCCAGTGCTCAGCCGTTCCTTTTACATAAGTTGCATTTTTAACTCCATGCTTCTTTGCATTTTTCTTCGCATCAATAATGGAGTCCGCGATTGTATCCATCCCTCTGATTTCCTTCGCACCTTCAGAAAGCCACATGCCGATGGTGCCGACTCCGCAATATGCATCAACTACTTTTTCAGAACCTGTAAGCTGCGCCGCTTTTTTTACTTCGTTGTACAGCTTGACTGTCTGAACAGGATTTAATTGAAAAAAGGCACGTGCTGATAATTCAAACGAAAGATCGCCTAATTTCTCCTGAATAACTTCTTCGCCTTCTATGTGAATGGTTTTCTCTCCGAAGATCAAAGACGTTTTTTCACCGTTCACATTCTGCATGATGGATTTCACTTCAGGAAGGCGCTTCTGAATTTCACTGACAATGAGTTCTTTGCGCGGAAGATTCTCCTGTGATGTGATCAAAACAATCTGTACCTCACCGCTTGTAAAGCCGACTCGGCTGACAATCGTACGTACGATGCCTTTGCGCTTACGTTCATCATAAATTGAGACCTTCAAATCCTGCAAAATCTGCTTTACTGTTTGAGTTGCTTTATTTGTTGCTTCATGCTGTACAATACAGTGATCAATATTTACAAGATGATGGGAATTTTTGCTGTAAAGGCCGGAAATGACTTTGCCGTTTAGTAAACCAGTCTGGAACTGGCTTTTATTTCGGTAGTTCCAGGGATCATCCATGCCTATTGTTTGTCTGATTTCAACTTTACTTAAATCAAGCCCTGAATACCGCTCCATCGCCTGAACAATAATGTCTCTCTTTTCTTTTAATTGCTGTTCATAGGAAAAATGCTGAAGCTGACAGCCTCCGCACTCATGATAAACCGGACAAGGCGCATCTACTCTGTGAGGGGATGCCTTTCTGATTTTCTTGATCTTGCCTTCTGCAAATTTCTGTCCTATGTTCGTTGCTTCTACCACAACTTCCTCGTTCGGAAGGGCGCCGGGCACAAAAACGACTTGTTTTTTAAAGTAGCCTACCCCTTCTCCATTAATGCCGAGTCTTTTTATTGTGAGAGGAAAAGTCTGTCCTTTTTCAAGGGTAATTCCGATGTTTTTCTGATTGGTCTTCATGTTTGCCGCTCCATTTCTATTCAATGCTTCTCCATAAATAAAGAGATGCATAGCTTAAATAAGGTGACCACTCTTTGCTTAGGATCTCCATTTCTTCAAAGGTTGGTTTCCGTTCAAGCTGAAAATGCTTTTTTAATGCATTTTGTATACCTATATCTGCAAACGGAAAAAGGTTTGGACGGCCAAGTCCGAATAAAAGCAGATTCTGGACGGTCCAGGGACCTACTCCGCGTATTTTTACAAGCTCCTTATGAATATCTGCATCTTCCATATACTGAAGTTCTTCAAGGTTTATTTTGCCTTCAGCTATAAGCTTTGATGTATCAATCACATACTCCGCTTTACGGCCGCTGAACTGAAGCTCCCTTAAATCGCTGTAATCAAGTTCAGCCACTTTTTCAGGAGCCGGGTAAAACCATACACCATCAATCTGCTCACCGAATGTATGAACAAAACGCTCTGTCAGTGTATAGGCGAATTTCAGGTTGAGCTGCTGATGAATAATGCACTTCATCAGACAGCCGTAAAGACTAAAATCAAGCACGATCGGCGTCCCGTCATGCGCTTCGAATATTTCTGCAATGTTTGAAGAACGAAAATGTGTTTGAACATCAACTAAAGAAACATCCCACTGAAAAATACGCATCGTTTCTTTTATTGCAAAGTTTTTATCCGATTTGCCGCTGAGAAGAAATTCAGGAGCCATTTTAGTGCCCATTCCTTTTACGGTTACAACAAAAGGATCGTTGTTCTGGTTTCGGAGAGGAATAGAAACCTCACGCTTCTCTATACGGACATGGTGAAGCGGATCCATTGATAAACGATCAAGCACACGGTCAAAATCATATGGAGGTTCAATTCGTATACGTTCTTCCCACATAGTCATCTCAAATCCCTTATTTTTGATACTGTGTATTATACCATGAATACACAAGCGGGAAACGCAAAACTCCCTCCGAGCCTAGGTCAAAGGGAGTAAAGGAATGGCTGGTGAAATGTTCGGTCAATCATCAGATCATCAAGGCTTTTAAAGATATATCCTTGTTTTGTTAAATCTTCTATCGCACGGTCAAGTGCTTCTGCATTATCTTTAGAGACAGTATGCAGCAAAAGAATACAGCCGGGGTGAATTTGAGTCATGATTTGATCATATGAGTATCTCCAGCCTTTTTGTGCATTCGTATGCCAGTCGACGAAGGCAAGCGACCAGAATACCGGCTGATAGCCAAGTTCTCTTGATAAAGACAAAACCCGTTCACTGAAAACACCTCTTGGCGGGCGCAAATAATTGATGCCATGGTAGCCTGTTAGCTGCTCCGTTTTCAGTCTTACCGAGTCCAGCTCTTTCTTAAACCGTTCATCACTGACTTTTGTTAAGTCCGGGTGATGCCATGAATGGTTTCCAACAATATGGCCATCATCTGCCATACGCTTGACAAGCTCCGGCTGATCGAGCAAATAATGACCTGTTACAAAAAAAGCGGCGGGAACTTTTCTTTTTTTCAGCACATCAAGGACGCTTCCCGTATAGCCGTTTTCGTAACCATTATCAAATGTTAAGTAAATATATTTTTGAGTCGGGTCACCCATAAAAAAAGAATTATACTTATTCAGCAGCTTCTCAAGCGGCAAACCAGGATTTGCTGATTTGTGATTTTTGCTTTTTTCAAAGCCCCAGTTGATCGGCTGGTTAGAGACAGACGCTTTTGCCTCATGAATTCCGAATGATAAAAACAGCAGAACGCTTAAAATAGTGCAACAGTATTTCAAAAAAATCGCTCCCCTGACATAGTTTCTATTTATAGTGTCGGAAAGAGCGTGAATTAAATACTGTTTTTCAGCAGGTAACATATGGGAGGGAACTTAAGAAAGTCCATAGGTCTTTTATTGCAAAACTCCCTATTTATTTAGCGGATTTTACTCATATATTTGAGTTTCGTTTAGGCAACTGATTTTATTGATTTCTCCTAATTACTTCTATTTTGTTTTTTCAATCATTTTGTCTTTTTAGCCAAGTTTCTCTTTTTAATTTAATAAAAAAAAGCCGGAATAAATCCGGCTTCTCCTTAACTGAAAACAGGTTCTTTGAATTGTGAGAGCTTTTCAAGAGAGGACTGATCAACATCTGCATGCAGGCTGTTGCCGTGTGAGTCCATTGTGACTACCGCGGTAAATCCTTCAACCTTCAGGTGCCACATCGCTTCTGGAATGCCGAACTGCATAAGATCTACGCCTTCAACTGATTTAATACAATCTGCATAGTATTGTGCGGCTCCGCCAATTGCATTCAGATAGACTCCTCCATGTTCATTAAGGGCTTTCAGCGTTTTTGGCCCCATGCCGCCTTTTCCAATGACCGCGCGAATACCGAATTTTTTCATGATATCGCCCTGATAAGGCTCCTCACGAATACTTGTTGTCGGCCCGGCAGCCTTCACGTGCCAATTTCCATCTTCATCCTTCAGCATGACTGGACCGCAATGATAGATAATTTGACCGTCAAGATCGACCGGGGCGTCATTGTCAGATAAGTATTTGTGAATCGCGTCGCGGCCCGTGTACATCATTCCATTGATATGAACAACATCCCCAACTTTTAATTCACGGATTTTTTCTTCTGTAATTGGCGCTTCCAGCACAACTTCACGTGAAGCTTGAGGTGCTTCATCCGCTTGATCTGCATCATTCAAGTTTGGCATCTCACCCTCTTGGTACAGCCAATTTTGAATTTCACCGCTTGCAGCATCAATGTTTACCCCTAAACGGCGATATGCCCAGCAATTATATGCAACAGATACAAAGAAGCTAGCAGGAATCCGATTTATTACTCCAACCTTGCACCCTAACAGAGTAGCTTCCCCGCCAAAGCCCATTGTACCGATTCCGAGCTGATTGGCTTTTTCCACAATGTACTCTTCAAGCTTTTGAAGATCCGGGTTTGGATTGACGTCTTCTGAACTTCTGAAAAGCTGTTCTTTTGCAAGCTCATAGCCGGAAGTGCGGTCTCCGCCAATTCCCACTCCAATGAACCCTGCGCTGCAGCCTTGTCCTTGTGCCTGATAAACAGAATGAAGAATGCATTTGCGGATGCCGTCCAAGTCCCGGCCAGCTTTTCCAAGTCCATCAAGCTCGCACGGAAGACTGTATTGAATATTTTTATTTTCACAGCCGCCGCCTTTTAAAATTAAACGGGCATCAATATAGTCTTTTTCCCATTGCTCAAATTTAATGACGGGTGTGCCGTATCCAAGATTATCACCGCTGTTCTCACCGGTTAACGAATCCACTGAGTTTGGACGAAGCTTTCCGTCTTTTGTCGCTTGAGCAATGGCGCGTTTGATCTCTTCTTTCATTTGAAGCTGATTAGCACCAACGGGAACCTTCAGTTTGAAAGTCGGAAGTCCTGTATCCTGACAAATTGGCGATACATTTTCATCAGCCATTTTGATATTTTCCGATATAGTTGCAAGAGACAATGCAGCACGCGTACCTGCATTCTCTTTCATTTTTGCTTTCAAAATTGCACGGCGGACATCCTTAGGAAGGTTTGTAGATGTCTCGACAATTAAGTTGTACATGCTTTGATAAAAATTTTCCATCCTGTTTCTCCCCTTATTGTCTATAGAATTCGGTCAATTTCATTCAATTTTTATTATACTCTTTTGTGTTTTGGATGGAAAGGCTTACAGATTAGAAATGCGGAGTCTGCTGTCCGGCTAAAAAAATGGATTGCAGAAAACCCAGTCAAGGAGCACCCTAACCCATATGCCAGCCAACAGCGAATTTTAAATAAAAACCATCCGTTCATGCGGCTGAAAGTCTTTGTTTCTGGCCAGTCAGAAGGGCCACTGAACAGTTTCCCACAGATGAGTTTTATTAGTACCTCGCTTAAAGCTTTTTTAGAACCCTAGGCCTAGCCTAGGGTTTTCATTTTCACAAAAAAACTGCCCGGACACAGTCCGGACAGCTCCTACCTATTTTACTTCTTTAGGAAGGATCTGAATATCTAAGCTTCGTTTAATATCTAAATACTGATAGGCAACGTTCAGAGTTCCGCTTTTTTTTGTTTTAATCTTGCCGCTTCTCCATTCTGCTAATTCGGGAGGAGACAGTTCAAAGAAAATCTTGTCTGTGTTCATGCCGAATCTATTTCCATCCTTATCAATGGCTGTAGCGGTTAAGCGAATGTTTTTTCCTTCAATCACTTGTTCAGTATTTGGATTCACTTCAATGTTTACTGGTTTAATTAAATCAGGGTCTATTACAGTCACAGTAATGGTACTGCTCTTGCCACCTGAGATGGCTGTAATATTTGCTGTTCCTCTCTTAACCGTTTGAATTGTTCCATCCTCAGATACTTTTACTGCCTTTTCATTATCTGAAAACCATTTAATATTGACACCTTCGAGTGAACTTAAGTTCACAATATAGTTTCCTGTAATCTCTCTGAAGTCACCAAACAGATTTAAGCTGCGTTTTGCTCCCGCTGCTATTTTCATCTGGCGTTTTTCGTTAAGAGCATCATCTACAATGGAAACATCCGTAAGCAGAGGATTGAACTTGTATTGCATTCCAGCGTTTGTGACTTCCAGAATTCCGCTGCCAAGAATATTTCCTTTATCGTTTGTTACATATCCTTTGCTTGCTCCATTTCCTGTTATAGTGTATTTCACACCATCTTTTTGCCAGGATTGAAGGATGTGAAGGTGGCCAAACAATACTTGAATATTTACATGTTTATTTTTCTTTTTGTAAGTTCCAAGAATGGTTTCAAATTGCTTGGCATCTGCAGGATTCATTTCATGCTTCGTGCCAAAATCGTCCTTCGTTGTATTATGCGTTACGACAAGAACGTTTTTCTTTTTGTTTTCCTTAAGAACTTTCCCAAGGTAATGGAACTGAGTGGAATCAGAAGCTGAAATGCTTTGGCCAAAGGCACTGTTCAAACTTACAACCAATGTGTTTCCATACTCAAAATGGTAAGTAGGAGAGCCAATGAAGTTTGAATAATAGTCAATGTTCCCCTGAAACGATTCATGGTTTCCCGGTGTAGCAAAAAACGGTTTTCCTGAAAGAAGATTAATATCTTCCTTTGCTCTATTCCATTCAGCTTCAGATGAAGTATCCACGATGTCCCCGACATGCATGACAAAATCGGAATCTTCTTTTTCAGCCCGTTCAAACAAACGCTTTGAATAAGTAAATCCTTGAGTATCAGGCAAAATGGAAATGTTAAATTGATTTGCTTTTTCCGGCTGCTTTAGCACCTGTGTTTCAAATTCTTTTACATATGGTGTCATCACATTCCCGCTGTTATCCTTAGCCTCAATCATAAACGAGTGCTTGCCATTTATAAGAGGTTTTTCAGGCAGTGCATATGCCCACCCAGTCTTTTCATCATAATGAACAGATGCAGAATGGCCGTCAATTTTCACTGAAGTGCTGCCCTGCTTCACTCCGCTCTTTTCGTCCCTAAGCTTAAATGTAATTCTTGGTTCATCAGTTTTTTCTATCACTTTTCCTGTCGGAGTTACATTTGAAAGAACCGGCTCCTCTGTATCTTCACTTAGATCTACCGTTATTTTCTTGTCTACAGCCGGAACGGAAATATTTCCACTTGTGTCGCGTGCCGTAGCTGTCAGATGATAAATACCTTCTGACAGATTTTCAGCGGATGCTTCCACTCTGCCCGTATCAGCCTGGTATGTGTGAGGAATCTTTTCACCATTTAGTTTCACTTCAATTGAATCAGCGTCTACTCCCGACTCCTGATCAATTAAAAGAGAAGAAAACGAAATGTTGTTTTCATAGACCATATTGCCTGATGGTGTTACCTCTTTAAATTCTGGACCGTTAAAATCCTCTGTTTCACTTGAATACATGAATCTCATATGATCAAGAAAGACGGTTCCGCTGTAGTCCGGTACGTTTTTATTTGTTTCTACAAAATAAAGATAGTTGAAAACAATCGGCAGCGCCCAGTCCTGAGGAAGTTCAGCCTCAAGGTATTTCCATCCGATCCAGTCTACTTTAGGTGCAAGATCCAAGGTTTTGTTAACATTATTCGCTTTAAAAATCAGGCGTGCCCACGGCGCTTTTCCGTCCCCGTAGACCCATACTCCAAATTTCTTCGGTCTGATGTCTGTTTTATAAGTTTCATACATAGAATCAGCAAGCTCATCCGGCCATTTGCCAGCTGATGAACGGTACCAGTGAGGAACGACATTAATGGTTCCGTTGTACTTGCGTGTCCACTTTTTAGAATCATAATCGACGCGGAGACTTGTCTCCCCGAGTTTAGCTTGTTCGATTGACAGCCGGTGCGTTCCCCCCATGTAGCCTGTTACCTCATAGCCTTCATTAGGATATGTTTCGAAGTCGTCTACAACCTGCTCTTTAAGTCCAATCAAAAGCTCAATCTGTTTTTCAATGGTTCCTAGCTTGGCAGAAACAGTCGTTCTTGTTCCTGCAGGCACATCTTCTCTAACTTTAATCGTGCCATCTGCAGCAATTTCTCCATATTCTTGAGCCATTTTCCATTCAATAGCGTCTCCAGTCAGAACAACATCTTTCCCATCTTTCCTTGCTGTTACCTCCAGTTTCTTTTCTTCTCCAGGCTGAAGAATAACTGGTCCCCCGTCAGTAAAATGGAATTCATCTACCTGGTCAATCACATTAACAGATGCCTGGCCGCTTTTTCCATTAATAACGGCTTCCACTTTGTCCGTTCCTGCTAGTTCCGGAGCTTTATATAGTCCAGTTTTATCAATCGTTCCTTTTGAAGCTCCCCAAGTAACGGAACGGCTTGCAATTGATACCGGATTCCCGTTGTTGTCTGTTGCTTTCACTCCAAATGGAAAAGCTGCATTTTTAAAAATCGTGATATCCTTTTCCACGACTACTTCTCCGATTTCACCTGTTTTTTCTGCATGATTTACAAAAAGAATTCCGTTTGTAATGGAGCGGGAATAACCGTCTCCGGGATGATTCGCTGTTTCCAGAGCACTTTGGCCTTTGGACTGGACAATCATTTCTGTGGAACCGCCCCCGTCAAGTCCAAGTGCAGCAACTGCCCCCTGTTTTTCCATGAGTTCAGCCATTTCAACAAGCGTTACCCCTTTGCTTTTGTCAAAAAGAGTACTTGGTTTATCAATTGTCATAGAAATAACTTTTTGATCTGCCGTTATTCCTATTGCTGTTCTCGCACTTTTAAGAAGGACGTGATTTCCATATTTTGCAATAAACTCTTCTTTTGTAAGCGCCTTTCCGTCTTTCACCAGCCAATTGTAACCGCCTGTTGCTTCAGTAATATCGTTTTTCAGAACCCTGTTTTCACCTGCAAAGAGGTCAAACTGAAATGAAATGCTCATACCTTCTTTAAGCTCGCTCCTGATCAAATCTGCTTTTGATCCAAAGCCTGCAATTATGATCCCGTCTTCAGGAATATCCATAGTTTCATAGGATGAAAAGATTTTCTCAATTTTACCTGTGTAAGCTTGTCCCGCTTTAATAGATTCCAAGTTCTCAACTTTTCTTACAACAGCAATTGCCCCATTGTTTATAAACGTTTGGTTGCGGTCATCAAACGTCAGCTGTCCTTTTTGATTTAGCTGAGGTGTATATATTCCGAGCTTTTCTCCCGCATTTTCGTTACGGTTCAGTGTATCTACATTCACGCTTTTGCCATCAAACGTAAGCGTTCCTCTCATTTCAACTTCATCGATGAAGGCTTTTTTATTTTTATCTACTGCAAAAACAGGAAAAAGAGGAATGTGGGAAGGATAGCTGTGATTAATAAGAAGATTGCTGTTTTTAACCTGCAAAGTCATATTGATTCCTGTTTGCATATTAAACATATCTCCATTAATGCCGGCAACGATGTCTTTTCCCTTAAATTCCTCTCTTGAAGCCTGTGAAGGAAGACTTTCGCTGGCAATGACTTTTTCCAACGCCTTGGATGTAATAACGGATACATTGGGGTTGGTCAGATCTGCTTCAAGTACATTTATTCTTTGACTGTTTCCAGCAGATCCGCCAAAATTTTCAACTTGATTTTCAGTGTGTTTGATGCCTGAAGAAATCATTTCACTTTTAAGTATTTCACTCTTTTCCGCGTCATCTGTTCCTTCTCCAAGAACAGACACGGGCTGCATGAATAGAGATCCGGCCATCAAAATGGCCATAAGGGAATTAAAACCTTTCATCTTGCACCTCCGAATAGTTTTTTAGTACTTCTCTATTCTAGAAGGAAAATGTTGATAGGATTTGGGATTATTTTAAATACTTGTAAATTTTTTGAGGCTAAAAGTATTGACTAGTGTGGAGGGATTGTAAATCCAATTCCAAAGAAGGTTGAATTAGGAGAATATTGGTTTTTGCATGCGTGACATTTAGACTAACAAAAGGAGAATAAAATTTATTCAAAATATGTAACATATTTAGGACTTAGAAACACATGAAAGTATAATTTCAAGGTACATAACACAGCAACAAAAAAGAGCACCATCCCTAGTGCCCCTTATAAAGCTATTTTTTATCCCAGTCCTTTTTAAACTGTTCCTGCTTCACTTCAAGCTCATCAAGCATTTTAATTAAACGATCAATATCCTCGACGTCTGTTGACTCAGGATCCATTGAATCGATGACATTCATAAACATATTTAAGCGTGTTTTTAAATATTTTAACTGTGAGTCTTTATCATGAACGGCGTTGCCCAAGATGTATCTCTCCTTTCACTGATAGTGATATCGTAGCTTATTCGCCCTTCTTTGACAACAGTACATTCGGAGAAGGTATTCCAAAATATGATGTTCATGATAGAATGTTCTCTATGTGAACTTGAAA
Proteins encoded in this region:
- a CDS encoding fumarate hydratase, which codes for MENFYQSMYNLIVETSTNLPKDVRRAILKAKMKENAGTRAALSLATISENIKMADENVSPICQDTGLPTFKLKVPVGANQLQMKEEIKRAIAQATKDGKLRPNSVDSLTGENSGDNLGYGTPVIKFEQWEKDYIDARLILKGGGCENKNIQYSLPCELDGLGKAGRDLDGIRKCILHSVYQAQGQGCSAGFIGVGIGGDRTSGYELAKEQLFRSSEDVNPNPDLQKLEEYIVEKANQLGIGTMGFGGEATLLGCKVGVINRIPASFFVSVAYNCWAYRRLGVNIDAASGEIQNWLYQEGEMPNLNDADQADEAPQASREVVLEAPITEEKIRELKVGDVVHINGMMYTGRDAIHKYLSDNDAPVDLDGQIIYHCGPVMLKDEDGNWHVKAAGPTTSIREEPYQGDIMKKFGIRAVIGKGGMGPKTLKALNEHGGVYLNAIGGAAQYYADCIKSVEGVDLMQFGIPEAMWHLKVEGFTAVVTMDSHGNSLHADVDQSSLEKLSQFKEPVFS
- a CDS encoding DNA-3-methyladenine glycosylase, which produces MWEERIRIEPPYDFDRVLDRLSMDPLHHVRIEKREVSIPLRNQNNDPFVVTVKGMGTKMAPEFLLSGKSDKNFAIKETMRIFQWDVSLVDVQTHFRSSNIAEIFEAHDGTPIVLDFSLYGCLMKCIIHQQLNLKFAYTLTERFVHTFGEQIDGVWFYPAPEKVAELDYSDLRELQFSGRKAEYVIDTSKLIAEGKINLEELQYMEDADIHKELVKIRGVGPWTVQNLLLFGLGRPNLFPFADIGIQNALKKHFQLERKPTFEEMEILSKEWSPYLSYASLYLWRSIE
- the rlmD gene encoding 23S rRNA (uracil(1939)-C(5))-methyltransferase RlmD, with amino-acid sequence MKTNQKNIGITLEKGQTFPLTIKRLGINGEGVGYFKKQVVFVPGALPNEEVVVEATNIGQKFAEGKIKKIRKASPHRVDAPCPVYHECGGCQLQHFSYEQQLKEKRDIIVQAMERYSGLDLSKVEIRQTIGMDDPWNYRNKSQFQTGLLNGKVISGLYSKNSHHLVNIDHCIVQHEATNKATQTVKQILQDLKVSIYDERKRKGIVRTIVSRVGFTSGEVQIVLITSQENLPRKELIVSEIQKRLPEVKSIMQNVNGEKTSLIFGEKTIHIEGEEVIQEKLGDLSFELSARAFFQLNPVQTVKLYNEVKKAAQLTGSEKVVDAYCGVGTIGMWLSEGAKEIRGMDTIADSIIDAKKNAKKHGVKNATYVKGTAEHWLPKWLGEGWRPDVVVVDPPRTGCDSKLLGAILKVKPEKFVYVSCNPSTLAKDIQTLSKVYKVKHIQPVDMFPHTAHVESVTLLEKK
- a CDS encoding DEAD/DEAH box helicase, which gives rise to MNDTWSLLTEAKPFLQEAWKKAAYTNPTAIQEKAIPMILDGRDVIAESPTGTGKTLAYLLPLLERINAESKGVQALIMASSRELVMQIHQEIQKWSEGSGILGASFIGGANVKRQQEKLKKRPQIIVGTPGRVSELIKQKKIKMHEVKTIVLDEGDQLLQPEHLSDIKNIIKTTLKDRQLLLFSATLPEKTEAEARSLMQNPEVIKVSRDESVQSEVDHIYFTAEARDKIDLLQKFSRLEGAKTIAFVKDIGNAAVLAEKLMYKGLPLGILHGDSTKRERETAIKSFRTGELPMLLATDVAARGLDIEGVTHVIHYDLPETVEQYVHRSGRTGRNGADGTVVSLVTEREERELKQICRGLKVELHKKRFYKGEIVESK
- the pdaA gene encoding delta-lactam-biosynthetic de-N-acetylase — encoded protein: MKYCCTILSVLLFLSFGIHEAKASVSNQPINWGFEKSKNHKSANPGLPLEKLLNKYNSFFMGDPTQKYIYLTFDNGYENGYTGSVLDVLKKRKVPAAFFVTGHYLLDQPELVKRMADDGHIVGNHSWHHPDLTKVSDERFKKELDSVRLKTEQLTGYHGINYLRPPRGVFSERVLSLSRELGYQPVFWSLAFVDWHTNAQKGWRYSYDQIMTQIHPGCILLLHTVSKDNAEALDRAIEDLTKQGYIFKSLDDLMIDRTFHQPFLYSL